Proteins found in one Acidobacteriota bacterium genomic segment:
- a CDS encoding ABC transporter permease, translating into MKKELGIFILLLLLCIVVSAINPRFLNPTNLQNMGRLIGAFGIFSLGLALVIITSGIELSVGSMMALLGVLLSMMLLEWHWASSLAILACIALTMLLGLLHGLLVTRVKIQPFIVTLCGLLFYRGLARFVTNDETKGFGNAEGFDTLRYLANGNLFGVPMPFVLLIIISVIVWVFLHRSVYGRYLFATGRNEEAARYSGINTRTIVTLAYMSAGMLTAISGIIFAFYTNSVSPASHGNFYELYGIAAAVLGGCSLRGGEGSVVGVLIGTALLQVLQNLVNLLGIPSSLNFAVMGAVILLGVLADQFITARKSRQQIVSVSEPAKAVAEQETKS; encoded by the coding sequence ATGAAAAAAGAATTAGGCATTTTTATTTTATTGCTACTGCTCTGCATTGTGGTTTCGGCAATCAATCCGCGATTTTTGAATCCCACCAACTTGCAAAATATGGGGCGCTTGATCGGCGCATTCGGTATTTTCAGCCTCGGTCTTGCGCTGGTGATTATCACCAGCGGCATCGAACTGTCAGTCGGTTCAATGATGGCGCTGCTTGGCGTGTTGCTTTCGATGATGCTGCTCGAATGGCACTGGGCTTCGTCGCTTGCGATCTTGGCGTGCATTGCGCTTACCATGCTGCTCGGTTTATTGCATGGACTGTTGGTGACGCGTGTAAAAATTCAACCGTTCATCGTGACTCTGTGCGGGTTGTTGTTTTATCGCGGACTTGCGAGGTTTGTGACCAACGACGAAACCAAAGGCTTTGGCAATGCCGAAGGCTTTGACACTTTGCGCTATCTCGCCAACGGCAATCTGTTCGGGGTGCCGATGCCCTTTGTACTATTAATCATTATCAGCGTCATCGTCTGGGTGTTTTTGCATCGCTCGGTTTACGGGCGTTATCTATTTGCCACGGGGCGCAACGAAGAAGCGGCGCGTTATTCGGGCATCAATACGCGCACGATTGTTACGCTGGCGTATATGAGCGCGGGAATGCTCACGGCGATTTCGGGAATCATCTTTGCGTTTTATACCAACTCGGTTTCACCGGCTTCGCACGGGAATTTTTATGAACTGTATGGGATTGCCGCGGCGGTGCTTGGCGGGTGCAGTCTGCGCGGCGGCGAAGGCTCAGTGGTTGGCGTGTTGATTGGCACGGCGCTCTTGCAGGTCTTGCAAAATCTGGTGAATTTACTCGGCATTCCCAGTTCATTGAATTTCGCGGTGATGGGCGCGGTGATACTACTTGGGGTGCTGGCTGACCAGTTTATTACGGCAAGAAAATCGCGACAACAAATTGTTTCGGTGAGCGAACCGGCAAAGGCAGTTGCCGAACAGGAGACGAAATCATGA
- a CDS encoding aldose epimerase family protein, producing the protein MNLKKLNAAWVLGISIWLLYGFSSGRQAAVKKENFGKTNSGEPVEIYTLTNTSGMEVKITNYGGIVVALKAPDRNGKMDDIVLGFDSLDGYLKGHPYFGCIAGRYANRIAKGHFKLDGKAYQLTLNNGAHHLHGGVEGFDKRVWNAREVKAKNGSALELSYVSKDGDQGYPGNLSVKVVYTLTNANELKVDYTATTDKATVVNLTNHAYFNLAGQGNGDILNHQLQINANRFTPTDETAIPTGVLQSVKGTPFDFTKPQAIGARINQNDEQIKFGKGYDHNFVLNGKMGVLRQAAIVQEPTSGRVLEIWTTEPGIQFYTGNYLDGTLTGKGGKVYQHRYGFCLETQHFPDSPNQAKFPSTVLRPGGLYRTTTVMKFSAK; encoded by the coding sequence ATGAATCTGAAAAAATTGAATGCAGCATGGGTATTGGGCATTTCCATCTGGTTGCTTTATGGTTTTAGTAGCGGGAGGCAAGCAGCGGTGAAGAAAGAAAACTTCGGAAAAACCAATTCGGGAGAGCCAGTCGAAATTTATACCTTGACCAATACTAGTGGCATGGAGGTAAAAATCACCAATTACGGCGGCATCGTCGTTGCCCTGAAAGCGCCTGACCGCAACGGCAAAATGGATGATATTGTGCTCGGCTTTGATTCGCTGGATGGCTATTTGAAAGGGCACCCTTATTTCGGTTGCATCGCCGGGCGTTACGCCAACCGCATTGCCAAAGGCCATTTCAAACTCGACGGCAAAGCCTACCAACTGACTCTCAACAACGGCGCACACCATCTGCACGGCGGCGTTGAAGGATTTGATAAACGAGTGTGGAACGCCAGAGAAGTCAAAGCCAAAAACGGCAGCGCCCTTGAACTCAGCTATGTCAGCAAAGACGGCGACCAGGGGTATCCGGGCAATCTGTCGGTTAAAGTAGTTTACACGTTGACGAATGCGAATGAATTAAAGGTTGATTACACGGCGACCACTGACAAAGCGACAGTAGTGAACCTCACCAACCATGCCTACTTCAATTTGGCGGGGCAGGGAAACGGCGACATTCTAAATCACCAGTTGCAGATTAACGCCAACCGCTTTACGCCGACCGATGAAACCGCAATTCCGACGGGCGTTTTGCAAAGCGTGAAAGGAACGCCTTTTGATTTTACGAAACCGCAAGCTATCGGCGCGCGCATCAATCAAAACGACGAACAAATTAAATTCGGCAAAGGCTATGACCACAACTTTGTGTTAAATGGCAAAATGGGCGTGCTTCGTCAGGCGGCAATCGTGCAGGAACCAACCAGCGGTCGCGTGTTGGAAATTTGGACAACCGAGCCGGGCATTCAATTTTATACGGGCAATTATCTTGATGGGACGCTTACGGGCAAAGGCGGCAAAGTCTATCAGCATCGTTACGGATTTTGTTTAGAGACCCAGCATTTTCCCGATTCACCCAATCAAGCGAAATTCCCTTCGACCGTTTTACGACCGGGGGGGCTTTACCGCACGACAACCGTGATGAAATTTTCTGCCAAATAA
- a CDS encoding alpha/beta hydrolase-fold protein, producing MRIGVGIDDVFVTAFILLCPDAESIFRFYNGNMVVEQIETHYSFGSGALVPKRNVSVYLPPDYHLKAEARFPVLYLQDGQNLFNPQTAYSGVAWQVDETAQQLILEKKIPSLIIVGIDNTGEQRIDEYTPVHSRGRGGNADFYGKMFIEELKPFIDHTYRTLPEREYTGLGGSSLGGLLSLYLGIKRHDVFSRLAVMSPSVWWANGFLLQEIAALPNRLPLRIWLDIGRREGRHHKTQARLLHDLLLRKGWRKHRNARLADFRYLEVPKAQHDESAWGARFHKVLRFLYPLIR from the coding sequence ATGAGAATCGGGGTGGGAATAGATGATGTTTTTGTAACGGCGTTTATTTTGCTGTGCCCGGATGCCGAATCGATTTTTCGATTCTATAATGGCAATATGGTCGTCGAGCAAATTGAAACGCATTATTCGTTCGGTTCGGGAGCGTTGGTTCCCAAACGCAACGTGAGCGTTTATCTGCCGCCGGATTACCATCTTAAAGCTGAAGCCCGATTTCCGGTTTTGTATTTGCAGGACGGGCAAAATCTTTTTAACCCGCAAACCGCTTATTCAGGCGTCGCGTGGCAGGTTGATGAAACCGCGCAGCAATTGATTCTGGAAAAGAAAATCCCGTCGTTGATTATCGTCGGCATCGATAACACAGGCGAACAGCGCATTGATGAATACACGCCGGTTCATTCGCGCGGGCGCGGTGGCAATGCCGACTTTTACGGAAAAATGTTTATCGAAGAATTGAAACCCTTCATCGACCATACCTATCGCACCTTGCCTGAGCGCGAATACACGGGGCTGGGCGGTTCGTCGCTCGGTGGTTTGTTGTCACTTTATCTCGGCATCAAAAGACACGATGTGTTCAGCCGGTTGGCGGTGATGTCGCCTTCGGTGTGGTGGGCGAATGGATTTCTGTTGCAGGAAATCGCCGCGCTTCCGAATCGCTTGCCGCTGAGAATCTGGCTCGACATCGGCAGGCGCGAAGGTCGCCACCATAAAACTCAGGCGCGCTTGTTACACGACCTCTTGCTCAGAAAAGGCTGGCGTAAACATCGCAACGCGCGACTGGCGGATTTTCGTTATCTGGAAGTGCCCAAAGCCCAGCACGATGAATCTGCCTGGGGCGCAAGATTTCACAAAGTCTTGAGATTTCTTTATCCGCTGATTCGATAA
- a CDS encoding type II restriction endonuclease has product MKKEIFLQELRAFVKGLDEYVSTKDNQWTVKGFIDVFKNIYTISADTKIVSKILEIHLLPKLLEFAQGQGFKIVLPDHQNYYPDISFVYAADESIKYALDFKTTYRLSDYPNHCNGFTLGSHGEYFINRSSRKNIQFPYKEYSGHFVLGAIYTRTAPEQLSETQVAGLNQLRSITSVIKDIQFFANEKWKIASDQRGSGNTANIGSISSIEDLLTGNGMFSQLGEQWFDDYWMNYGKITTIDETGKEKKIKTLAEFAQFRGGEVKLIVTRTRKTKVSKNRNA; this is encoded by the coding sequence ATGAAAAAAGAGATTTTCCTACAGGAGTTAAGAGCATTTGTTAAAGGGTTGGATGAGTACGTTTCAACTAAGGATAATCAATGGACGGTCAAGGGATTTATAGATGTTTTCAAAAACATCTATACGATTTCAGCAGATACAAAGATCGTTTCTAAGATTCTCGAAATTCACCTGCTTCCAAAATTGTTGGAGTTTGCTCAAGGTCAGGGTTTTAAAATAGTTTTACCAGACCATCAGAATTATTACCCTGATATATCGTTTGTTTATGCGGCTGATGAATCAATCAAGTATGCTTTGGATTTCAAAACAACTTATCGCTTGAGTGATTACCCAAATCATTGCAACGGATTTACACTCGGTTCACATGGGGAGTATTTCATCAATCGTTCGAGTCGGAAAAATATTCAATTTCCCTACAAAGAGTATTCCGGTCATTTCGTACTCGGCGCAATTTATACAAGAACTGCGCCGGAACAACTCAGTGAAACCCAAGTCGCCGGACTTAATCAACTGCGCTCGATAACCTCGGTCATCAAAGATATACAATTTTTTGCCAACGAAAAGTGGAAGATTGCCAGCGACCAGAGAGGCAGCGGCAACACCGCAAATATCGGAAGCATTTCCAGTATTGAAGACCTCCTGACAGGCAATGGAATGTTCAGCCAACTGGGCGAGCAATGGTTTGATGATTACTGGATGAATTATGGGAAAATCACTACTATTGATGAAACTGGCAAAGAAAAGAAAATCAAAACCCTCGCGGAATTCGCACAATTTCGTGGCGGTGAGGTGAAACTGATTGTGACCAGAACCAGGAAAACGAAGGTGAGCAAAAACCGAAATGCCTAA
- a CDS encoding dipeptidase, producing MKRLSAVLIVIVWLSLNTAPLTAQQNGALSEKAKKLHFSSIVLDTHIDVTPKLQRKDWNFAEEHKDGAVDLPRMQRGGLNGLFFSIYMSGTVTGPKAVNDAIERIAAVHKLAADMPDKVMLCATATDVRRAHREGKIAALMGMEGGHMINNSLAILRMYAALGVRYLTLTHSVNTDWADSSGDTPKHNGLTDFGKDVVRELNQLGVMVDISHVSDKTFYDALAVSRAPMIASHSSCRALSDHPRNMTDEMIKALAAKGGVIQINYLDGFIGSELAEYNKKRAAMMRELEKDIPGSDRESMLKRREEATKRLGTPPKVSWEVIVEHIDHAVKLVGASHVGLGSDFDGGSMPVGMEDCAQLPKITEALLKKGYSESDIRKILGENTVRLLADVERVARQLKAEGEKGRKGEGAKAK from the coding sequence ATGAAACGTCTGTCTGCCGTTTTAATTGTTATCGTTTGGTTATCGTTAAACACCGCGCCACTGACTGCGCAACAAAATGGAGCGCTTTCCGAAAAAGCTAAAAAGCTTCATTTCTCTTCTATCGTTTTAGATACCCATATTGACGTGACGCCGAAACTGCAACGCAAAGATTGGAACTTTGCCGAAGAGCACAAAGACGGCGCGGTCGATTTACCACGCATGCAACGCGGCGGGTTGAATGGTTTGTTTTTTTCAATCTATATGTCCGGCACCGTCACCGGACCCAAAGCGGTGAATGATGCGATTGAACGCATCGCGGCGGTTCATAAACTGGCTGCTGATATGCCCGATAAAGTAATGCTCTGCGCCACTGCAACAGATGTGCGCCGCGCTCATCGTGAAGGCAAAATCGCTGCGCTGATGGGAATGGAAGGCGGGCATATGATTAATAACAGCCTGGCAATTCTCAGAATGTATGCGGCGCTCGGTGTGCGTTATTTAACGCTCACGCATTCGGTCAATACCGATTGGGCAGATTCGTCGGGCGACACGCCGAAACATAACGGACTGACGGATTTTGGCAAAGATGTGGTGCGCGAATTAAATCAATTGGGCGTGATGGTCGATATTTCACACGTTTCCGATAAGACCTTTTATGATGCGTTAGCGGTGAGTCGCGCGCCGATGATTGCTTCGCATTCGTCGTGCCGCGCTTTGTCTGACCATCCGCGCAATATGACCGACGAGATGATCAAAGCGCTGGCGGCAAAAGGCGGCGTCATTCAAATCAATTATCTCGATGGGTTCATCGGTAGCGAGCTTGCCGAATACAACAAAAAACGCGCGGCGATGATGCGCGAGTTGGAAAAAGACATTCCCGGCAGTGACCGAGAATCGATGTTGAAACGCCGCGAAGAAGCGACCAAACGTTTGGGCACGCCGCCGAAAGTCAGTTGGGAAGTCATCGTCGAACATATCGACCACGCGGTGAAACTGGTTGGCGCAAGTCATGTCGGTCTCGGTTCGGATTTCGATGGCGGTTCGATGCCCGTCGGCATGGAAGATTGCGCGCAACTGCCAAAGATTACCGAAGCCTTGCTTAAAAAAGGTTACAGCGAATCGGACATTAGAAAAATTTTAGGCGAAAACACGGTTCGCTTGCTCGCCGATGTTGAGCGAGTTGCGCGACAGTTGAAGGCAGAAGGGGAGAAAGGGAGAAAGGGAGAAGGGGCAAAAGCAAAGTAG